A single genomic interval of Octopus bimaculoides isolate UCB-OBI-ISO-001 chromosome 22, ASM119413v2, whole genome shotgun sequence harbors:
- the LOC106874984 gene encoding glutamine-dependent NAD(+) synthetase, translating to MVRKVTLATCSLNQWAMDFSGNKTRIIESIRQAKQKGASYRVGPELEITGYSCADHFLEEDTFQHSLEVLSEIMTHSDCQKIVCDVGIPILHNNIAYNCRVIFYNKRILLIRPKQNMCNDGNYREMRWFTGWSKIRHCEDHVLPKFIQEICGQKTVPFGDCVLKFDDITIGFETCEELFGPQSPFNSLCQDSVDVIMNSSGSHHELRKANIRVQHIQSATRKGGGVYVYSNFLGCDGDRLYFDGCSSVTMNGKTLVQGPQFSVKDVVVLVATVDLDDVVSYRNQTKSFCLTATNHESFPQVQLPISFSTNMFAKTNEPIEWQYHTPEEEISLGPACWLWDYLRRSGMNGFFLPLSGGIDSSSVACIVHSMCRLVHEAVVNKDATVIEDLKRILNSDQIPDTPEALANQLLTTCYMGSSNSSTETQQRASDLAGQIGSYHLEISIQTIVDTILVVFIATMSVTPKFRKFGGTYRENQALQNVQARIRMVLAYLFAQLTLWARGKPGTLLVLGSANIDESLRGYMTKYDCSSADINPIGGINKTDLRKFVEYYMSHIQLLSLKKIADAPATAELEPLEDGKVAQTDEEDMGMTYQELSIFGNLRKKQRCGPYNMFVKLMSIWSGEEFGESFPEVVSDKVKHFFRSYSINRHKMTVLTPSYHAESYSPDDNRFDLRPFLYNVKWNWQFQKIDDAVKMIRHQNDSIKVV from the exons ATGGTACGGAAAGTGACCTTAGCTACATGTTCTCTGAACCAGTGGGCAATGGATTTCTCTGGAAATAAAACTCGGATCATCGAGA GTATACGGCAAGCAAAACAGAAAGGTGCCAGCTACAGGGTGGGACCAGAACTAGAAATCAC TGGGTATAGCTGTGCTGATCACTTCTTGGAGGAAGATACATTCCAGCATTCTTTGGAAGTTCTGTCTGAGATAATGACCCACAGTGACTGTCAGAAAATAGTTTGTGATGTTGGAAT ACCGATCCTGCACAACAATATTGCATACAATTGCCGTGTGATATTTTATAACAa GCGAATACTTTTAATTCGTCCCAAGCAGAATATGTGCAATGATGGGAACTACCGAGAGATGCGATGGTTCACGGGTTGGTCGAAGATTAGACATTGTGAAGACCATGTCCTACCGAAATTTATTCAGGAAATCTGTGGCCAG AAAACTGTGCCGTTTGGGGATTGTGTTCTCAAGTTTGATGATATTACCATCGGATTTGAAACCTGTGAAGAACTTTTTGGGCCACAGag CCCATTCAACTCCTTGTGTCAGGACAGTGTTGATGTTATCATGAACAGCAGTGGCAGTCACCATGAACTACGCAAGGCCAATATAAGAGTACAACATATACAGTCAGCAACAAGAaag GGTGGTGGTGTGTATGTCTACTCAAATTTTCTTGGCTGTGATGGTGACCGACTCTACTTTGATGGGTGTTCCTCAGTTACTATGAATGGTAAGACCCTTGTCCAGGGTCCACAGTTTTCTGTCAAAGATGTT gTGGTTCTCGTGGCCACAGTAGACCTGGATGATGTTGTCAGTTACCGGAATCAGACTAAAAGTTTCTGCTTAACA GCTACAAACCATGAAAGCTTTCCCCAGGTTCAACTCCCTATTTCATTCTCCACTAACATGTTTGCCAAGACAAATGAGCCAATAGAATGGCAGTATCACACACCTGAAGAAGAAATAAG CTTGGGTCCAGCCTGTTGGCTCTGGGACTATCTGAGACGTTCTGGAATGAATGGATTCTTCTTGCCCCTGAGTGGAGGAATAGACAGTTCGAGTGTGGCCTGTATAGTACACTCAATGTGTCGTTTGGTGCATGAAGCAGTCGTCAATAAAG atgCTACTGTTATTGAAGATCTGAAGAGGATTTTGAATTCTGACCAGATACCAGACACACCGGAAGCACTTGCGAATCAGTTGCTTACCACATGCTACATGGGATCATCAAACAGCTCAACTGAGACTCAACAGAGAGCCTCAGATCTTGCGGGTCAAATTGGAAG TTACCACCTGGAAATCAGCATCCAGACTATTGTGGACACGATTCTGGTTGTGTTCATAGCAACCATGTCGGTCACGCCTAAGTTTAGAAAGTTTGGTGGGACTTATCGGGAAAACCAGGCCTTACAGAATGTTCAG GCTCGGATCAGGATGGTACTAGCATATTTATTTGCCCAACTGACTCTCTGGGCACGGGGTAAACCTGGAACTCTCCTTGTCCTTGGTTCAGCAAAcatagatgaaag TCTCCGTGGCTACATGACAAAATATGACTGCTCCAGTGCTGACATTAACCCCATCGGTGGAATCAATAAGACGGATCTCAGGAAGTTTGTAGAATACTATATGTCTCATATCCAACTGCTCTCTCTCAAGAA AATTGCTGATGCTCCTGCTACGGCTGAATTAGAGCCACTGGAAGATGGCAAAGTGGCACAAACTGATGAG GAGGACATGGGAATGACATACCAGGAGCTGTCAATATTTGGAAATCTTCGCAAAAAGCAGAGATGTGGACCTTACAATATGTTTGTGAAGCTGATGTCGATATGGTCTGGTGAGGAATTTGGGGAAAGCTTTCCTGAAGTA GTGTCCGACAAGGTGAAACACTTTTTCCGTTCGTATTCAATAAATCGTCACAAAATGACGGTGTTGACACCATCCTACCATGCTGAGAGCTACTCTCCTGATGACAATCGCTTTGATCTCCGTCCTTTCCTCTACAATGTCAAGTGGAACTGGCAGTTCCAAAAAATTGACGACGCCGTCAAGATg ataCGACACCAAAACGACAGCATTAAGGTTGTCTGA